A single Oncorhynchus kisutch isolate 150728-3 linkage group LG19, Okis_V2, whole genome shotgun sequence DNA region contains:
- the zdhhc24 gene encoding putative palmitoyltransferase ZDHHC24 yields MTWFSFAGRVWDRVEKTCLHLPIVLNTVLVFSITAEVSYLVLVEAPLQPDQKKTQWSTVWKTLHLLVQYFMFGNITWNASLFLKTSTSIQGVFLGSEGMAQGWRYCYTCETHTPPRCSHCYDCKVCVLRRDHHCVFFGQCVGFRNYRYFLSCLLFMWTGLLYAVVMNAEVFIIILKEGVTLHSILLLLMPWIMLVSGQVTARAFAFAFIADTCVLGFLLVAAFLFFHLFLLLRGQTTREWYSIRRPYNLGLLGNLRHGLGTRWYICWLCPLIPSPLPGDGIHFQVTESLESDPNRSR; encoded by the exons ATGACATGGTTTAGTTTCGCAGGTCGGGTGTGGGATCGCGTGGAGAAGACGTGTCTCCACCTGCCTATCGTTCTGAACACCGTTCTCGTGTTCTCCATCACGGCGGAGGTGAGCTACCTGGTCCTGGTCGAGGCGCCGCTCCAACCGGACCAGAAGAAGACCCAGTGGTCTACCGTGTGGAAGACTCTGCACCTCCTCGTGCAGTACTTCATGTTTGGCAACATCACATGGAATGCCTCGCTGTTTCTGAAAACCAGCACCAGCATTCAAGGAGTGTTCCTGGGTTCAGAAGGCATGGCACAAGGCTGGAG GTACTGCTACACATGTGAGACCCACACTCCCCCACGGTGCTCACACTGCTATGACTGTAAGGTGTGTGTTCTGAGACGAGACCACCACTGTGTGTTCTTCGGCCAGTGTGTGGGCTTCCGTAACTACCGCTACTTCCTCAGCTGTCTGCTGTTCATGTGGACGGGGCTGCTGTACGCTGTAGTGATGAACGCTGAGGTCTTCATCATCATCCTGAAGGAAGGAGTCACGCTGCACAGCATCCTGCTACTTCTCATGCCCTGGATCATGCTCGTCTCTG gtcaGGTGACAGCGCGGGCCTTTGCCTTTGCCTTCATCGCAGACACCTGTGTGTTGGGCTTCCTGCTGGTGGCAGccttcctcttcttccacctTTTCCTCCTTCTGCGAGGCCAGACCACCAGAGAGTGGTACTCCATCCGCAGGCCCTACAACCTGGGATTACTGGGCAACTTGCGGCACGGCCTGGGTACCCGCTGGTACATCTGCTGGCTCTGCCCACTCATCCCCTCCCCACTGCCTGGGGACGGCATCCATTTCCAGGTCACAGAGTCACTGGAGTCGGATCCCAACCGCTCACGGTAA